A window of Gloeocapsopsis sp. IPPAS B-1203 contains these coding sequences:
- the dnaA gene encoding chromosomal replication initiator protein DnaA, with amino-acid sequence MELSLESLWSQVLERLQEKLTRPTFETWIKTASAQRLENNCLVICTPNPFARNWLQKYYIKTIVGVVEEILGHAVEVQITVAKENGVTSFNEPEVGWSAPIEPSIPEPPNNRPKPIELNPKYVFSRFVVGANSRMAHAAALAVAESPGREFNPLFLCGGVGLGKTHLMQAIGHYRLEMCPNSRIFYVSTEQFTNDLIASIRKDSMQSFREHYRAADVLLVDDIQFIEGKEYTQEEFFHTFNTLHEAGKQVVLASDRPPNQIPRLQERLCSRFSMGLIADIQPPDLETRMAILQKKAEYENMRLPREVIEYIAYNYKSNIRELEGALIRAVAYISISGLSMSVENLTPVLNPPVEKVEAFPDAVLMVVADEFDVSVEDLKGNSRRREISWARQIGMYLMRQHTDLSLPRIGEEFGGKDHTTVLYSCDKIAQLRENDQNLAQTLRQLSDRINLASRHSS; translated from the coding sequence GTGGAACTTTCTCTTGAAAGTCTATGGAGTCAGGTACTAGAGCGGCTACAGGAAAAGTTGACTCGACCCACCTTTGAGACTTGGATCAAAACAGCTAGTGCGCAACGACTAGAAAATAATTGCTTGGTGATTTGTACCCCTAATCCATTTGCCCGCAATTGGTTACAAAAGTACTACATCAAAACAATTGTAGGCGTTGTGGAAGAAATTCTCGGTCACGCTGTAGAAGTTCAAATCACTGTAGCCAAGGAAAATGGCGTGACTTCCTTCAACGAGCCAGAAGTAGGATGGTCTGCACCAATTGAGCCGAGTATACCAGAACCGCCAAACAATCGCCCTAAGCCTATTGAATTGAATCCTAAATATGTATTTTCCCGTTTTGTTGTGGGTGCGAATAGTCGCATGGCACACGCAGCAGCTTTGGCAGTCGCTGAATCACCAGGACGCGAATTTAACCCTTTATTTTTGTGCGGTGGCGTCGGGTTAGGGAAAACACACTTGATGCAGGCAATCGGGCATTACCGTTTAGAAATGTGTCCTAATTCAAGAATTTTTTATGTTTCTACCGAACAATTTACTAACGATCTTATTGCTTCAATTCGTAAAGATAGTATGCAAAGCTTTCGAGAGCACTATCGGGCAGCTGATGTGTTGTTGGTAGATGATATTCAGTTTATTGAAGGAAAAGAATATACTCAAGAAGAATTTTTTCATACATTTAATACCTTGCATGAAGCAGGTAAGCAAGTTGTTTTAGCATCTGATCGTCCACCCAACCAAATCCCGCGCCTACAAGAAAGATTGTGTTCTCGCTTCTCAATGGGGTTAATCGCAGATATTCAACCACCAGATTTAGAAACAAGAATGGCTATTCTGCAAAAGAAAGCCGAATATGAAAATATGCGTCTACCCAGGGAGGTAATTGAGTATATAGCCTATAACTACAAGTCAAACATTCGAGAACTAGAAGGCGCTTTAATACGGGCAGTTGCTTATATTTCTATTTCTGGCTTGTCAATGAGTGTAGAAAATCTTACTCCAGTATTAAACCCACCCGTAGAGAAAGTAGAAGCTTTTCCCGATGCTGTGCTGATGGTAGTGGCAGATGAATTTGATGTTTCTGTAGAAGATCTTAAAGGTAATTCGCGACGTCGCGAAATTAGCTGGGCACGTCAGATTGGTATGTATTTAATGCGACAACACACTGACTTGAGTTTACCAAGAATCGGTGAAGAATTTGGTGGAAAAGATCACACAACTGTATTGTATAGCTGCGACAAGATTGCTCAGTTACGCGAAAATGATCAAAATTTAGCACAAACTCTGAGACAATTGAGCGATCGCATCAACCTCGCCAGTCGTCATTCTTCTTAA
- the coaD gene encoding pantetheine-phosphate adenylyltransferase: MIAIYPGSFDPITLGHLDIIERGCRLFEQVVVAVLRNPNKTPLFSVQQRLEQIRISTSHLTNVEIDSFDGLTVKYAQMRQAQVLLRGLRAISDFEAELQMAHTNKTLSTHIETVFLATSNEHSFLSSSVVKEIAKFGGSVDHLVPQHVALDIYRCHTKTP, from the coding sequence GTGATTGCTATTTATCCTGGGAGCTTTGATCCGATTACTTTAGGACACCTTGATATCATCGAGCGCGGCTGTCGCCTCTTTGAGCAAGTTGTTGTCGCTGTGTTGCGTAATCCTAACAAAACACCTTTGTTTTCGGTGCAACAACGGCTAGAGCAAATACGGATATCAACATCTCATCTGACAAATGTAGAAATTGACAGCTTTGACGGTTTAACAGTGAAGTACGCTCAAATGCGACAAGCACAAGTTCTCTTGCGGGGTTTGCGAGCAATCTCTGATTTTGAAGCCGAGTTGCAAATGGCACATACAAATAAAACGCTTTCTACCCATATCGAAACAGTTTTTTTAGCAACTTCTAATGAGCATAGTTTTTTAAGTAGTAGTGTGGTGAAAGAGATTGCCAAATTTGGTGGTTCCGTCGATCACCTTGTTCCTCAGCACGTTGCCTTAGATATCTACCGATGTCACACCAAGACCCCTTAA
- a CDS encoding PHP domain-containing protein: MAVVAQTSASSHLKQVFHKINGQSCPRYFNFHMHTVYSDGKLQPEELIQQAIAIGLKGLAITDHHTVDGYRVALSYLDDLKSKPHLKHIVPEVWTGVEINANLLNVEVHILGYAFQLEHLSIAPYLRRRTTVGKTYQAENVITAIHQAGGLAVLAHPARYKRSHQELIPAAAALGIDGVEAFYAYNNPNPWHPSPKQSAEVQVLANHYGLFNTCGTDTHGLSLLQRL; the protein is encoded by the coding sequence ATGGCTGTCGTTGCCCAAACTTCTGCATCATCACACTTAAAGCAAGTCTTCCACAAAATTAATGGACAAAGCTGCCCGCGGTATTTTAACTTTCATATGCATACTGTTTACTCGGATGGTAAACTGCAACCTGAAGAGTTAATACAACAGGCGATCGCAATTGGGTTAAAAGGACTTGCAATTACCGATCACCACACTGTTGATGGTTATCGCGTTGCTCTAAGTTACTTAGATGACTTGAAGTCAAAACCTCACCTTAAACATATCGTGCCAGAAGTTTGGACTGGTGTAGAAATTAATGCCAACTTATTGAATGTAGAAGTTCACATCTTAGGCTATGCTTTTCAACTAGAGCACCTCAGTATAGCTCCTTATTTGCGAAGAAGAACAACTGTAGGCAAAACCTACCAAGCAGAGAACGTCATTACAGCAATTCATCAAGCTGGAGGACTAGCGGTACTAGCACACCCAGCACGGTACAAGCGATCGCACCAAGAACTAATTCCAGCGGCTGCTGCTTTAGGTATCGATGGAGTCGAAGCTTTTTACGCTTATAACAATCCTAATCCTTGGCATCCTAGCCCAAAACAATCCGCAGAAGTACAAGTCTTAGCTAATCACTACGGTTTATTCAACACTTGTGGCACTGATACTCACGGTCTAAGCTTGCTGCAACGTCTTTAA
- a CDS encoding response regulator transcription factor encodes MSAQLLLVDDEPGLREAVKDYLQESGFTVQVASNAHEGWELLQQNIPDLVISDIMMPQIDGYQFLKQMRDDPRFQTLPVVFLTAKGMTTDRIQGYQAGVDAYLPKPFDPDELIAIIENLLARRATTSSGELGETPDIADLANQIAQIKALLTQRQGIATTPAPIKIDLTPREQSVLNLVTEGLMNKEIARRLQTSVRNVEKYVSRLFSKTGTNSRTELVRFALEHGLTK; translated from the coding sequence ATGTCCGCACAACTTTTGCTGGTAGACGACGAACCAGGCTTGCGAGAAGCTGTTAAAGATTATCTGCAAGAAAGTGGTTTTACTGTTCAGGTAGCTAGTAATGCTCATGAGGGATGGGAATTACTACAGCAAAATATACCTGATTTGGTCATTTCTGACATTATGATGCCACAGATAGATGGCTACCAATTCCTTAAGCAAATGCGCGACGATCCTCGCTTTCAAACTTTGCCAGTCGTATTTCTGACAGCAAAAGGTATGACTACAGATCGTATCCAAGGCTATCAAGCTGGTGTTGATGCTTATTTACCCAAGCCATTTGACCCAGATGAGCTAATCGCCATTATAGAAAATTTACTGGCACGTCGGGCAACAACTTCAAGTGGTGAGTTGGGAGAAACGCCTGATATTGCTGATTTGGCAAATCAAATTGCTCAAATTAAAGCACTGTTAACTCAGCGCCAGGGTATTGCAACAACTCCAGCTCCCATTAAAATTGATTTAACTCCCAGAGAACAAAGTGTTTTAAACCTCGTTACAGAGGGCTTGATGAATAAAGAAATTGCTCGTCGTCTGCAAACGAGTGTCCGCAATGTAGAAAAGTATGTTAGTCGCTTATTTAGCAAAACAGGTACAAATAGTCGAACTGAGTTAGTCCGTTTTGCTTTGGAGCATGGCTTGACGAAATAA
- the ctpB gene encoding carboxyl-terminal processing protease CtpB: MQQYFKRLSLCHFALFSGAIATTVTMSLLPVRSVRASFQDSPKALVDEVWQLVNREYVDATFNKVNWQTSRQNLLSRNYTSKEQAYNAVREELEKLGDPYTRFLDPKQFAALTDQTSGELSGVGIRMEVNEQTKRLTVVEAIENSPALQAGIKSGDQILAIDGKPTQGLDVQQASSMIRGQAGTPVSLSIGRSGQQNLNIKLTRARIEVPTVRYSVKQEGKNRVGYISLREFNAHAAEQMQRAIYDLNRQQVNGYVLDLRGNPGGLLQSSIEIARMWLETGDIVRTVDRRGRSEKIAANRTALVKQPVAVLVDGNSASASEILAGAIKDNNRGVVVGSQTFGKALVQSVHSLSDGSGLAITIAHYYTPKGTDISQKGITPDVKIDLTEAQIRQLASNPNLVGTQNDPQYIRAIAVLGTNSLAQTTPNQTLKPSDMR; this comes from the coding sequence ATGCAGCAATACTTTAAACGCTTATCATTGTGCCATTTTGCTTTATTTAGTGGAGCGATCGCCACGACTGTAACAATGTCCCTGTTGCCAGTTCGCTCAGTTCGTGCTTCATTTCAAGACAGTCCTAAAGCTTTGGTAGATGAAGTTTGGCAGCTTGTTAATCGCGAATATGTTGACGCTACATTCAATAAAGTTAATTGGCAAACAAGCAGGCAAAACCTTTTAAGCAGAAACTATACTTCCAAAGAACAAGCTTATAATGCTGTTCGAGAAGAACTAGAAAAACTAGGAGATCCCTATACTCGCTTTCTCGATCCTAAACAGTTTGCCGCACTGACAGATCAGACATCTGGAGAACTCTCTGGCGTTGGCATTCGCATGGAAGTCAATGAGCAAACCAAGCGTTTGACTGTGGTAGAAGCAATCGAAAATTCTCCTGCACTACAAGCTGGTATCAAATCGGGAGATCAGATATTAGCTATTGATGGTAAACCAACACAAGGCTTAGATGTTCAGCAAGCTTCTAGTATGATTCGCGGTCAGGCTGGAACACCTGTGAGTTTAAGTATCGGACGTTCTGGACAGCAAAATCTAAATATTAAACTCACGCGGGCAAGAATAGAAGTACCAACAGTCCGTTACTCTGTCAAACAAGAAGGCAAAAATCGCGTTGGTTATATCAGCTTACGAGAATTTAATGCTCATGCTGCAGAACAAATGCAACGAGCAATCTACGATCTCAACCGCCAACAGGTCAATGGCTACGTATTAGATTTACGCGGTAATCCTGGAGGCTTATTGCAATCGAGTATTGAAATTGCGCGGATGTGGCTAGAAACCGGCGATATTGTTCGTACTGTAGACCGCCGAGGGAGAAGTGAAAAAATAGCAGCAAATCGTACTGCGTTAGTCAAGCAGCCTGTAGCTGTGCTTGTCGATGGTAATTCTGCTAGTGCCAGCGAAATTCTAGCAGGGGCAATCAAAGACAACAATAGAGGAGTGGTTGTCGGTAGCCAAACATTTGGTAAAGCGCTAGTGCAATCAGTTCATTCACTTTCTGACGGTTCTGGTTTAGCAATTACAATTGCTCATTACTACACACCTAAGGGAACAGATATTAGTCAAAAGGGCATTACACCTGATGTCAAAATAGACTTAACAGAAGCACAGATACGTCAGCTAGCAAGTAATCCAAACTTAGTTGGTACTCAAAACGATCCACAGTATATTCGCGCGATCGCTGTGCTAGGCACAAACTCCTTGGCTCAAACTACACCAAATCAAACGCTGAAACCATCGGATATGCGGTAG
- the recJ gene encoding single-stranded-DNA-specific exonuclease RecJ, translating to MPEQLQWLLPPVESPPEWFIQAVSQYCPNSSGRYAAQLLWQRGICDQYSLDSFVNPQACQELASPFEFGAEMYQAVERLQQARDRCEKVAIWGDFDADGITSTAVLWDGLGQFFSQNTHLVYYIPNRITESHGLNCQGIELLAKQGSQLIVTCDTGSTNIAEIEYAKQLGIDTIVTDHHTLPLERPPVVAIINPRYLPQDHPLFHLSGVAVAYKLVEALYQKTDNPQQPLEDLLDLVAIGLIADLVQLSGDCRYLAQLGIAKMQQDFKQPASQRRRPGVGRLLEWCQKSGDRPTDISFGLGPRINAVSRIQGDASFCVELLTSRDLQRVEQLAQDTELANSRRKSLQKDVAQQVTAKLQQLDLSTTSVIVLADPQWSAGVLGLVAGQVAQETGRPTILLSTEGASTEHTTLARGSARSVNQIDLYQLVKDQAHLLHRFGGHPYAAGLSLPTENISLFAEAINQKLRQSLGGAMTTPTIQADLMCTVQALGKELFWELKLLEPCGMGNPVPKLLIQNCWFENAWHRNQQDGQGKKVQYIKTEFDLRDDSTQAKFPGVWWGHYKDELPPTRCDCIVEIDYNSFKKRYEIRVVALRTAENASAQTTDTTNLDLLDWRNLPSEIDTNLEEALIVQDCPRSWDNLRTWFKRSLAEKKQLVLAWKKPQFILPNQIWLSLLGIAKYISRTGQTVSRFQLCQKLEISDQTLKQGFQALTSIGFTISSVDRSFIVHWQPQAKISEDECLQVIEKFLITVQEEQFQQQYFSTVPLSTIQAMIRGSSL from the coding sequence ATGCCAGAACAACTACAGTGGCTGCTACCACCTGTTGAATCACCACCCGAATGGTTTATCCAAGCTGTTAGTCAGTATTGTCCAAACTCCTCTGGTAGATATGCTGCACAGCTATTGTGGCAACGAGGAATTTGCGATCAGTACAGTCTAGATTCATTTGTCAATCCCCAAGCTTGTCAAGAATTAGCAAGTCCCTTTGAATTTGGTGCAGAAATGTATCAAGCAGTAGAACGACTTCAACAAGCACGCGATCGCTGCGAAAAAGTTGCAATTTGGGGAGACTTTGACGCTGATGGGATTACATCAACCGCTGTGCTTTGGGATGGCTTAGGACAGTTTTTTAGCCAAAACACGCACTTAGTTTATTATATTCCTAATCGCATTACTGAGTCTCATGGTTTAAACTGTCAGGGGATTGAGCTGCTTGCTAAACAAGGTTCGCAGTTAATTGTTACTTGCGACACAGGTAGTACTAATATTGCTGAAATCGAGTATGCAAAGCAACTAGGTATTGATACTATTGTCACCGACCATCATACATTGCCGCTAGAACGACCGCCAGTTGTCGCAATTATCAATCCTCGATATTTACCACAAGACCATCCCTTATTTCATCTTTCAGGAGTTGCTGTTGCATATAAACTCGTAGAAGCTTTGTATCAAAAAACAGATAACCCTCAACAACCGCTAGAAGATTTACTTGATTTAGTTGCAATTGGTTTAATTGCAGATTTGGTACAGCTTTCTGGTGATTGTCGCTATTTAGCGCAGTTGGGTATTGCCAAAATGCAGCAAGACTTCAAACAACCAGCTTCACAACGACGACGTCCAGGGGTAGGAAGATTATTAGAGTGGTGTCAGAAAAGTGGCGATCGCCCTACTGATATTTCCTTTGGTTTGGGTCCGCGCATCAATGCCGTCAGCCGAATTCAAGGTGATGCTAGTTTTTGTGTAGAGTTACTAACAAGTCGCGACTTACAACGCGTTGAACAGCTAGCACAAGATACAGAACTGGCAAACTCTCGACGTAAATCTTTACAAAAAGACGTTGCCCAGCAAGTGACGGCGAAACTACAGCAATTGGACTTATCGACCACTAGTGTTATTGTTTTAGCAGATCCTCAATGGTCTGCGGGTGTACTTGGCTTAGTCGCTGGACAAGTTGCACAAGAAACCGGACGTCCGACAATATTACTGAGTACTGAAGGTGCAAGTACAGAACACACTACCTTAGCCCGTGGTTCGGCACGTTCGGTCAATCAAATCGATTTATATCAGTTGGTAAAAGATCAGGCACATTTACTACATCGCTTTGGCGGACATCCTTATGCTGCAGGATTGAGTTTACCAACAGAAAATATTTCTTTATTTGCTGAGGCAATTAATCAAAAATTACGACAGTCCTTAGGTGGTGCGATGACAACACCAACAATTCAAGCAGACTTAATGTGTACTGTCCAAGCCCTAGGCAAAGAGCTTTTTTGGGAATTGAAATTACTCGAACCTTGTGGTATGGGAAATCCTGTACCAAAATTATTGATTCAAAATTGCTGGTTTGAAAATGCTTGGCATCGTAATCAACAAGATGGACAAGGGAAAAAAGTTCAATATATTAAAACCGAATTTGATCTTCGAGATGATTCAACACAAGCTAAATTTCCTGGTGTGTGGTGGGGACACTACAAAGACGAATTACCACCTACACGGTGCGATTGCATCGTAGAGATTGATTATAACTCATTTAAAAAACGTTACGAAATTCGAGTTGTGGCACTGCGGACAGCAGAAAACGCTTCGGCTCAAACAACTGACACGACTAATCTAGATTTATTAGACTGGCGTAATCTACCTAGTGAAATTGATACCAATTTAGAAGAGGCACTGATTGTTCAAGATTGTCCTCGGAGTTGGGATAATTTACGTACTTGGTTTAAGCGATCGCTTGCCGAAAAAAAACAGCTAGTGTTAGCCTGGAAAAAACCACAATTTATCCTACCTAATCAAATTTGGCTTTCGTTACTCGGAATTGCAAAGTACATTAGTCGTACAGGTCAAACTGTCTCGCGGTTTCAACTATGTCAAAAACTAGAAATTAGCGATCAAACACTTAAACAAGGATTTCAAGCACTTACTAGTATAGGTTTTACAATTAGTTCTGTTGATCGAAGTTTTATCGTCCATTGGCAACCACAAGCCAAAATATCTGAAGATGAATGCTTGCAAGTGATTGAAAAATTCTTAATTACTGTGCAAGAGGAACAATTTCAACAGCAGTACTTCTCGACAGTTCCCTTATCCACTATTCAAGCGATGATACGCGGATCAAGTTTGTAA
- a CDS encoding GNAT family N-acetyltransferase, with protein sequence MAHDTTDSTYTSSVYVRELEIDDLAPVYHLGEKLFTSDLYPYLYRTWDQWEVIGLYNTDPEYCLVAEIDGKLAGFILGTVITKGSWTYGYIIWLGVNPHFQRRGVGDTLVDKLIERMIEDGARFMLVDTDPANIPAVKFFQRKGFGNSRQHIFLSMNLSRNEYYGRLISYERQKAERAGYKRSRPTVSRKPEGIAGEVALNSLVDENSD encoded by the coding sequence ATGGCGCACGACACTACAGATTCAACATATACATCCTCAGTTTATGTCCGCGAATTAGAAATTGACGACCTTGCTCCTGTGTATCACTTAGGAGAAAAGTTATTTACGAGTGATTTATATCCCTACTTGTACCGTACATGGGATCAGTGGGAGGTAATTGGACTCTATAACACCGATCCTGAATATTGTCTTGTTGCAGAAATTGACGGCAAACTAGCAGGCTTTATTCTAGGCACAGTCATTACAAAAGGTTCTTGGACATACGGTTACATTATTTGGTTAGGAGTTAACCCCCACTTTCAACGCCGTGGAGTTGGCGACACTTTAGTAGACAAACTCATTGAACGGATGATTGAAGATGGTGCGCGGTTTATGCTTGTTGATACTGATCCCGCCAATATACCCGCCGTTAAATTTTTTCAGCGTAAAGGCTTTGGCAACAGCCGGCAGCATATTTTCTTATCCATGAATTTAAGTAGAAACGAATACTACGGCAGATTAATTTCTTACGAAAGACAAAAAGCTGAAAGAGCAGGTTATAAGCGATCGCGTCCCACTGTATCGCGCAAACCTGAAGGAATCGCCGGTGAAGTTGCCCTCAATTCTCTAGTAGATGAAAATAGTGATTAG
- a CDS encoding PD-(D/E)XK nuclease family protein, producing MRLSQGQLNLLERCPRQFQHTYLEQLGSPTSLEQQERLTWGSRFHLLMQQRELGLPIESLVQEDAQLQCWMSAFTSVAPEITPDLTTQSFRESEHCRTLQVQDYLLTVIYDLLIADDRQAQILDWKTYPKPQNRRALAHNWQTRLYLYVLAETSEYVPEQLSMTYWFIQSENQPQSLKFTYNNAQHTKTAQQLNYLLNQLTQWLQGYEYGELFPQITLGSKLCDLCQYATRCHRDRDDSASPQSLLPNLVNIQEVPL from the coding sequence ATGCGTCTATCTCAGGGACAGCTCAACTTACTTGAACGTTGTCCGCGTCAATTTCAACACACTTACTTAGAGCAACTCGGCTCACCAACCAGTTTAGAGCAACAAGAGCGCCTTACATGGGGCAGTCGCTTTCATTTGCTCATGCAGCAGCGCGAACTTGGATTGCCAATTGAATCTTTAGTGCAAGAAGATGCTCAACTACAATGCTGGATGAGTGCTTTTACCAGCGTTGCACCAGAAATAACACCAGATCTCACCACTCAATCATTCCGCGAAAGCGAACATTGCCGTACATTACAAGTGCAAGATTATCTGTTGACAGTCATTTATGACTTACTTATTGCAGACGATCGCCAAGCTCAAATTCTCGATTGGAAAACTTATCCCAAACCCCAAAATCGCCGCGCTTTAGCACATAACTGGCAAACACGACTTTACTTGTATGTCCTCGCAGAAACAAGCGAATACGTACCCGAACAGTTGTCTATGACTTACTGGTTTATTCAGTCAGAAAATCAGCCACAAAGTCTCAAATTTACTTACAACAACGCTCAGCACACCAAAACAGCACAACAACTAAACTATCTCTTAAACCAACTTACACAATGGTTGCAAGGTTACGAATATGGCGAACTATTTCCCCAAATAACATTAGGAAGCAAGCTGTGCGATCTGTGTCAATATGCAACGCGCTGTCATCGCGATCGCGATGACAGCGCATCTCCTCAAAGCTTACTGCCAAATCTTGTAAATATTCAAGAAGTCCCACTATAA
- a CDS encoding 2OG-Fe(II) oxygenase codes for MGVGVARKEVTRTDVTTLPIKATTVLTRQDLVDLVQGKFIALCITDYYPKWLCEQLCKRLLKLPEFARYLRAQNVGVQRTGMTFFETKGDPRLLEQYYAEAQRMRTTIRNTCFPYLSPIDKLRVELEEVWFAGARLENIHGQPMMVGIARMFEDSFELPPHQDVLARDIVDNSSDGLLLSQLSANIYLREAKFGGELEIWGIKPSYQEFLKLACDDLHFDQNKLPPSQVLYKPRAGDLVLFDSGRVHAVRPSKQGPRVSMSCFVGYRGQNMPLTYWS; via the coding sequence ATGGGAGTCGGTGTAGCTCGTAAAGAAGTGACACGCACAGATGTTACAACATTACCTATTAAAGCCACAACAGTTCTCACACGACAAGACTTAGTTGACTTGGTACAAGGTAAATTCATTGCCTTGTGCATTACTGACTACTATCCAAAGTGGCTTTGCGAGCAACTATGCAAAAGGTTGCTAAAACTTCCGGAGTTTGCCCGCTACTTACGAGCACAAAATGTTGGTGTTCAAAGAACTGGAATGACTTTTTTTGAAACAAAAGGAGATCCAAGGCTACTTGAACAGTACTATGCAGAAGCCCAGCGTATGCGCACTACTATCAGAAATACTTGCTTTCCTTACCTTTCCCCAATAGATAAACTCCGAGTCGAGCTTGAAGAAGTATGGTTTGCAGGCGCTCGGCTTGAGAACATTCATGGACAACCAATGATGGTTGGAATTGCACGTATGTTCGAGGATAGCTTTGAGCTTCCACCACACCAGGATGTGTTAGCTCGTGATATTGTAGATAATTCAAGCGATGGACTGCTTCTGTCGCAGCTTTCTGCAAACATATATTTACGAGAAGCAAAATTTGGTGGAGAGCTAGAGATTTGGGGAATCAAACCGTCTTATCAAGAGTTTCTCAAACTTGCTTGCGACGATCTGCACTTTGATCAAAATAAACTCCCACCATCACAAGTGCTGTATAAACCCCGTGCTGGCGATCTAGTTCTCTTTGACTCAGGACGAGTTCATGCAGTACGTCCATCCAAGCAGGGACCACGAGTATCTATGTCATGTTTTGTAGGATATCGCGGTCAGAATATGCCTTTAACTTATTGGAGTTAA